The genomic segment AGCCccccacacacaaaaaaaagagagtccaATCAACTAAAACTCAAAAACACAAACTAGGAGCACAGTTTAGCGGTGcccatttgaagaaaaatcctCAAAAAGAGTAGGAAAATGAAGCACATTAGGGAAAATACCTCAGGGGAACTTCTTGGGTAGTGAATGGATCCGGAAATAAGAATCCTTCTTTGGCCATTAATGGTGATAGCCTTAGAGTCATAAGACACAGAGGCAGTGACAGAACAAACCAATGaagccaaaaaaaccaaaaaaactaccGACGCATTATCATTGGACATTGGTATCTTCTTCAAGGCCATGAGTAATGAGCATATGaataacaaaaaatgataaCTTTCAAAACAATGAGCTTTTCcttggctctctctctctctctctctgagcaCACTGCACTTTATTGTATGCAGCTTTTATGTATAGAGAGAAAAATGGAAAGGAACAGCTGGGTTGGCCTCTGTGTTGGTTTGGCTTATTATTAGAGGCAATCTTGATAGATAtatagagagagggagagggagagtaGCAGCACCAGTAGTCGTATTCATGTTCACATGCGGGCTGTTTTGTTGTTAGTCAAGAGTAGAAGAATAGTGAGCGAATGAGCgagtgagtgagtgagtgagaGAGAGCGAGTAATGAGTGGGAGGTGCTTCGCAGCTGCTTTTAAACACTCTCATAAATTGAGTTGGTTTGAAAGGGATGGTGGGTCCCTTGTTTTTGCCCTCTGTTTTGGACTTACCTTTTTACCCTCTGTTTCTAAgactgtatttttattttttgagttcttTTGGACtctaaacccaaaaaataaaagaaaaataacaaataaaaaaaacatttaatgtaGTGGATGACATCTATGAATCCCTGGTCACAAATATCTCTAGTGActctttgaaattataaaatagctAACAtaatttacaacaaaaaaaaatgcgggagaaagaaaaaacaaataaaaaaattatagaaaaataccaaaaatccataataatattttttgtatcatcaaaaaaatcttgtcgagataaatttaataatattaaataagatcACCAATAGTGACCAGAATAAGCTATATAAACCACTTAAAATAAGTAAGTTCAGTTATCTTTGAACAGTTCGTATGATCTATTTATTTTGtcatcagtaattttttttagtgatatttaatttgttttattaaaatttttctaacaATAATGATAATGTTATATAATCATACTTTTGATGTGCTttcataattcttttttctttcgttttttttcctcttatatcttctctttttattgtaaattgcAATGAacattttacaattaaaaaaaagccagTAATACTTGGGGCTCGTAAGTCCCAAATGTTATTcgcaatttttaaaattgtgttacttttttagatatttatttacACTGTGTTATTTCTATGTTAGAGGGAAAAAAAGCCTCTAATTTTTTAGCCTATATTTTCTCTCTATACTTTCCAAACATCAGGCTAGggagtaatttttattatttgcgtCTTATTGAAATTGTTGTCTTAAATGAATTTTGAACTGAAatcttccctttcttttcctttccttcctaAAGAGTTCATTTACCACCATGACTAACTGTTGATTTATAgagagaattgagttttatatacaaaaactaaattaaggatatatatatatatatatatatatatatatataagtcagAGATGAATGGTAGGCTCTGTTTGGCtgggttctttttttattaaaaaaaatggattgttttttttttattgggcttTAAATAACACAAAGATTCTTAACATGATCCCACACGGTCAGTTCCTACCTTGGTGTCCTTTTATATATGCTTTTATGTTTATTCTCCTGTGTACCATACTCACGCGCCTTTGCAGCACACGTGTCGAGCAAAagtaatttgaatttattaaaatagaagAAGGAAAAACGCCTCGTCTGAAAATAATTCGAATTCACTATCCATCAtctttttcatatcaaaacctttttttatctcAACTAAAGTATGAGGGATGATTTTatgctaatattattaaaaaataatataaattatattttaaattttatctaatagattaaattattgggttaaaatgattttttgatatggtatcgaagttttaataataaaataatcacgAATTCGAATCTtatcatccttatttatttgataaaaataaaatatatagactATACAAGTTTTAAGTTCAAAAAACTTTTACTTAAGGAAcggttaaatttaaatttaaatttaattattgaattactctttagttttttttttccatggacGTATTAAAAGGAATGAAAGAaaactaaatctaaaaaaaatttctttttttcctctacaGTGGATCTAAGTAGTaatgaattttcaattttaaaaagatttacaaattagttaaaaaaaaaagtaatatgaCGTTTACAGTGTGATTTTACTCTTGTTtatggattgaaaaaaaagagtatcTAGCGGGTGTGGTGGCACCTTTatggtaaataaattaaattaagattttgaatttaaattttttattgttaaaagtttgtttatttttatatttttaaagtatttttaaaaaattaaaattttattattttttgtttaaaattatttttcatgttatcaaattattttaatctattgATTGAtgttaaagataaatttaaaaaaaataagaaaatatattattttaatatatttttaaataaaaaaatcttagaaaacactttaattaatatattaaactaatataaaaaataaaataatccaaattaGCTATAAAAAATGGAATCTTTTCTAGGGCATTAAAATCGAACTGAATGGTAGGTAGCTCATaaatagagataaaaaataagatttcatGTGAAAAATACTGAATCATAAccttttttatgatatatttcaaccaataaaataccttttttttctcgCTAGGATTagtattacttttattttttgtttatttcatttttaaaaaaaattatatttttctttatattacaGATTTTAACTCCTTtgctagatatatatatatatagtctgaAGTTCGCTTCTTTTGAAAACGCGGGTTGGCCTGCGTCTCCAAAAACTCTCCGAAAAGATAAATGTTTATCTAATTTCATGTAGAATTTGAGGTTTAGAAAGTTTTATAGTTCTTACTCATGCGTGTAACAAAATTGCAAATTAGTAGTGTATAAACAAAAAtagtataatataattaaattatagaagTTGAATTAGATTGTGGGTACTCAATCAAAGGGTAAAATACAAACACTTACCCcatttcttcatttaattaGGTAAACACTCAAAGCTCTTATTTTGGGCTTTGGTAATATATTTATTGTGtaaaattagattttcatttaattaggcAAAAAAGGTTTCTGCATTAAACCCGTGTCCCCGTGTTTTGAATTCAATGTTCTGAGGATTCGTCCTTGTTCACTTGAAAAAACCATGTAATTTATAGAGTGGTACGTAGGAGGTgttcttgaaattatatttttttatggatttaatttcTTTAGATGAGTATTTTCATGTACAAAATCATTATAGCACTTTCAATCGAATCACAAAACGCACAAACTTACGATCGTTTTAAAACCTTTCTATAAAGATTAGTCACCCcacttatattattattattattattattaaaaaaaacaagaaagaaaagaaaagaaatccctATTTCTCTCTAAAGTAGCAACATGCATGTACGTTGTTGCCGTCTCCTgagaaataagagagaaaggaagaagCTTTCACTTTCAGGAATCACAAGGGAATAGTAGATgagaaagggaaaggaaaaaaaaaaagcaaaagcaaaagaacTTAAAGAAGTGGACATTCATTCATTATTAGTTAGAATTTGCATAGCTAGgcatctaaatattattttaatattaatttaaaaaaatatattatgtttttagatattttaatattaaaaataatttttaaaatataaaaatactattttaatatatatttaatttaaaaatacttaaaaaaaacaagggacaCGAAATCCAAACAAAGCAAGCAAATTAAGCATGCGCGCGCGCACAGCCACACCCGCTCCAACCTGCATGATTACAGGCCACCAACCTCCTTTAATTTCCGGCAAGATTTCTCACGCCAAATCATAGTCTCGAATTAGAAGGGAACTTGTTTTTAACGAGGTAGATCTACATTTGAGAATTAGGTTCCGCGTAGTGATTTAATTATTGAAGGATCGTACGTATCTTGCTTCTATCAAGTAGTTGGGAGGATCTAGGTGTGTTTGGTATGgagatatgattattttttattaaaaatataatactttttaaatataaattatatctttaaaaggtataaaaacatatttttttatttaaaaaacacaaatcaccTCCCATTCAAACACTCTCTTCGCTTCACACAGGAATATTAAGAAAATGGGTGTATGGAGTCCAACACACGGGAACAGCGACATCATGTGCAGTTCTCTGCAAAAGGGAAGCCGTAACAGTAGAATCAAGGATGGAATAAAAAGAGTTGCTTAAGACAAAGACAAATCGGTGGTCTGAGATTAATTCAAAGCAGCATCTAAACTTGCTTGTCATCATTACTGCCTTTTCATGATCCTAACCAACACTTTTTACGCTTTCAATTAACTTCTTTGTCTCCTTTCAAAATTGGGAGCCAAGTTTTATCTAACACAACAaactttttccttgaaaaatttataatttatgtaaTCGAtctgttgaaaaataatttttttataaaaataattttctttaaagataaattatttttttgatgtttaacaAAATAAGTTGCAAAATAATTTGTAGTGTTTTAccgtgtcatgaaaaataagttgaaaaataatttattaatattttaatttatttctccaaatttattaaaaaaatagaaatcaaatttgacaagTGAAAAGGTTGAATagaaatgagattgaaaaaatattctaatttcataaattatttcaattaaaacaaatagcaattaaagaAATGGAGACCAGATATGctatataaaaaagttgaaagagaataaaattaaaaaaaaaattcaattttcatattcaaataaaataaatagcaataaaaaacaagaatcaaatatgatagataaaaaaaattcaattgaaaaaaataaaagaaaaacaaataacaattaaaaaaacatggattaaagttgatataaaaatcaaattaaatcaaattttagaggataaaattaaaataaaatctatagcaattaaaatattgaagattaaatttgatattatcaattaaattttttgaatttttttacttgattgaaaagtattttgattgaATAACTTTTCTAAGAGCATATCCAACCGAGAAGGTAAAAGAAGAGCCAGAAGGAAAACCTTGtacttttagcttttttatttgtttatgtcaACTCCAACCAAGTAGCTAAACTCACATCTAAAATAGTTGTTGAGTACGGTAAAAgctatttttatcttcttttgtaGCAAAAGGCAAATGAAGACGTTGGCAACCGtttttttctatgttaatttatatatgttggCCAACGTTTTCATTTTGTATCCGTTGGCCAACgttaatgtttttcatttaaaagcaGAACCAACCGAAGGAAGAAGACAACATTTAAGCGaaacagaaggaaaaaaaaacttacctgCAAATTTCACCCTTCTCTCTGATTTAGAAAACAAGAATTAATTGTTCTCcggttaattaataacatcgtTTATATTAATTAGCTGAAATCAAAAGGTATGTTTGCTTAAagactttttctatttttattatttttttgcatctcttgatttttatttcctatttgtaatgatttttatttctttgttattcTATGTTTTTTATCTAGGTTaaggaaaacaatttttatttatattgttatcTTTGACAAAATTGAAAGGACGTAATAATGGTAGCTGATATTGATAAAAACATGGAGTGAcatatcttaaatttatttttgattttctattttaatttgaggtcaattatattttatcttgttaaaaATACAACTAAACCAAGTGATTAGATTAATTGTATGATTAGATTAATGTTAGAACAAGTAGAAAGCAattcttattattaattcacaTGTATGGAAACTACAAAATTGCTAGACATTGAATGCGATCTTCCTTTACAcctttttataaggttttaacttaagttttttttcttttaatgtagatgaattcaaattttccaagctCTTTTACTAATTTTCTTATGAGCGAGTCAGAAGATATTCTCTCTCAACCAAGTGattctaatcaattaaataatgaCTTAATATACTCGAATTTAAAtgtcaatataataaaaaaatcacaaagaagtaAAAACTTCTCACTAGAAGAAGATTGTTTACTTGTCTCTGCATGGTTAAATACAAGCAAGGATCTAATTACAGGagttgaacaaaaaacaaaacaattatggGCTCGCGTACATCCTTACTTTTTAGAGAACGGATGAAACTTGAATAATCATTCCCAAATAAGCATCTCAAGTAGATGccaagaaataaatagagaagtcggtaaatttgttgaatttgtcactcaaattgaaaatcatcAGCAAAGTGGAATGACCGAAGAAtcaaaggtaattttttttattcatttccatgttaaattatttacatattttaacactatttaatttatttatttttttaccagatTAATGATGCTCGGCAAATGTATGTTTCTTGCGTTGACAAACGATTTCAACTAGAAAATTGTTGggttatcttaaaaaaacaacccaaataGCAATTTGAGCGTGCAAATCAACATCAAAAgtcaaacaagaaataaaaaagtaatgtcAATGCAAGTCCGgcttcatcaactccatctaCCCCTGATTCTGTTAGTTTATGAGAAGATAGTGAACCATTGATTTATCAAGATAGACCAATCGGTCAAAAGACTGCAAAGGAACGACTTAAACGTAGACAAGGAAAAGATAAAGTTGGGGAGGTAATTGTAACAAATCTCTTACAACAATTCAGGGATACTCTAATTGAAATTGAGGATCAGAAAAAACAAGACATGAAAATTATGTTAGAGCAACAAGCCATGATAATTCAACAAAGTCAAGAGAAATAAGAATTGGACAGTATTGAGAAAGAAGAACAGATtatgaaaatgaatatttctaatttggatCCAATTTCTGCAAcgtattttcaaaatagaaaattagaaattatgcaaaagaggggttttaatttttaattaactttgattGATTCATTGtaatgtaatgtatttttaattaaatatgtagaaaattcttggttattttaaatatattgttatgaAATTGATATCAATTCATAATACTTTTTTGAAGTTCCTCTAACACTTAACAATAATAAGtaggattaattaacttaaaagataacaaccataatgaaaaaaaacataaaaaacttgaaaattatgataacatAAGAAGTTCAAATCTAAAGATTCTACTCGTTGTCATATTGTTCCCACAAATGTTCGATCAAATCTTCTTGTAGTTGAGAGCTAGTTGCTCTATCCCTAATTCGATTATgagtttgaagaaaatcatgtagTTCTGGTATTTCACCATGTGACACTGATATAAAGGAATTGACTTCGTGCTCATGGTCAAATCCAAGGTTCATTGCTCCTTCATCCTCAATAATCATATTATGCATTATTATGCAAGCTTTCATAATATATGCAAGCGTTTCTTCATCCCAGTATTGAATAGGTCCACGTACAATTGCAAAACAAGATTGGAGCACCCCAAATGCCCGCTCCACATCCTTTTTTGCAGACTCTTGCTtgcttgtaaaatattttctctttgctcCTAATGGTCTTGAGATTGTCTTAACAAAGGTTGACCAATTAGGATAAATCTCATCTATTAAATAGTATCTCATTGTATATCCATgcctattaattatataattgacATGAGCAGTACGACCTTCAGCAAGTGCAGTGAAGATAGATGACTGATCAAgaacattaatatcatttaatgatcCAGGCATTCCAAAAAAGACATGCCATATCCAAAAATCTTGTGAAGCCACCGCCTCTAGAATTATAGTTGGTTCACGACAATGACCAGTATACATCCCATGTCATGCAATTGGGTATTTCTCCCATTTCCAATGCATACAGTCAATGCTCCCTAACATCCCTGGAAATCCACGCTGCTCTCCAATTGATAATAATCGACAAATATCGACCTCGTTTGGTGCCCTTAGATACCAATCACCAAAAACTTATACGATTGCTTTGACGAAAGCTCTAAGACTTTCTATCGCAGTGCTTTCTCCAATTTGAAGATATTCATCAATAAGATCTGCAGGAATACCATATGTAAGTATTCTGTGAGCTGCATTTACCTTTTGAAGGTAAGATAAACCAAGAACACCAAGAGCATCTGTCCTTTGTTTAAAATATGGATTATGAGCTTCCACTGCATTTGCGATCTAAAGAAAAAGACGACGACTCATCCTAAatcttttttgaaattgagtttcagtgaatttaggattttcaacaaaataatcattatataatCTTAACTCACCTTCTTTTCTATTACGAGTGACAATATTGTGACCAAGAATAGAGCCACGATACCCAGTTCTTTGCCCTTGATTATTCGATTCTTCTTCAGCAACCACAGCGGTAGCAACTTGAAAAGCGAACACAGGAgtgtcatcatcaaaatcaaaagcatcataaaaattaaaattagaatgattcatgatgaattttaatgaaatatatttttgattggagagaaaaaaaatggaatgatgagaaaaaatgttaaggtatatgagaatatttatagatggattattt from the Populus nigra chromosome 1, ddPopNigr1.1, whole genome shotgun sequence genome contains:
- the LOC133681161 gene encoding uncharacterized protein LOC133681161 produces the protein MGGLDKRKEVIGSGAHNGDAARASVRESHFNEVESVNATSVESLREDTAHGGSVATAVVAEEESNNQGQRTGYRGSILGHNIVTRNRKEVEAHNPYFKQRTDALGVLGLSYLQKVNAAHRILTYGIPADLIDEYLQIGESTAIESLRAFVKAISSIFTALAEGRTAHVNYIINRHGYTMRYYLIDEIYPNWSTFVKTISRPLGAKRKYFTSKQESAKKDVERAFGVLQSCFAIVRGPIQYWDEETLAYIMKACIIMHNMIIEDEGAMNLGFDHEHEVNSFISVSHGEIPELHDFLQTHNRIRDRATSSQLQEDLIEHLWEQYDNE